The Brassica napus cultivar Da-Ae chromosome C1, Da-Ae, whole genome shotgun sequence DNA segment AACTGATCTCTGTGTAATCTTCTTAGGAATGTTATCTCTTCTCTTCACCACACAAATAATCAAAGGCTGTGGTGGTGAGCTTACAAATGTAAAGGAccctaaaattttttatataaaaaaaaagttgtataaaaaatatttgcatTTTTAATACTCTCCCgttttttacaaaatctttattttagaaaaaacaattcttaaaaaatatattttaatattttctatgcattaattaataataaatcttttaaaacaataGTTATGTTTATTGTAATTCATTTggttaaaatatgaaaatagttaattaaaaaatatagaaattaatgGTATTAGCTTACTGTTATTTTATCACaaatttagagtatttacaaaAATAGTTATTCATTAATGATAAACTTGAAAAATAGtatcaattgaaaattttctttaatatattttatatgtgtaaaaattgtaaaattataaTTCTTTTTAACAGACGGAGTTTATAATTACCTTTTAGTTAAATCGCAAATGTAAATGTACACAAATGATGTCAGACAAATAAAAACCAGACTTGTCTTACCATTAACCATAAATGTCATTGAAGATCACAGATGTTTTATTCTTACAAGAAGAACAAAGAGGATACAAGTCTCTTGTTACATGTCTAACCTTCACAAAGACAATCCTTGTATGCAGAACAATCTTAGTTTTGAGACAACACATTTATTCAACACCCGGTAACTCTACATATATCCACACACAAAAAATCACATCACAGATCAAGCTTATAAAGTTCATCCGTATCATCTAATCTTCATAATCCATTAATGCATGTGGATGTAGTACCATCAACGATTCCTGCATTCTCTAGGAGTCTCTCTGTCAACGACCAGAGCCTCCCAACTTCTGATTTCACCTCGGCAATACAATCGGCTGAACTGTTTTCGTTCTCTGGCACTACAACAATATCAGAATCTGCCTCCACACTCATGTCAGCTTGAGTTAAAAGCTCTGTGCTCATCTCCGCAAGCTTCTGCAACGCGCTCGTCGCAGCTTCCACTTCAAGTTGAGCCGCGTCAAGCTGAAGCTTCTCTATGGCTAGATCACCCATCGTTCTCCCCTCGATCCTCTCTTGTGCCAATGCATATAGCATTTTCAAATCTTCACTGTCATTAACCGTTTCTTCTTTTAGTTTCTTGACTTCCCTCTCCTTGGCTTCTAGTCTTCCCATGAGTACATTTATCTCTTCGTCCTTCAACGTCAGAGCCCTCTGCGCAGCTAAAACTTCCATTTCTTTCAACCGTAGATTCTCTCTGGTGAAGTTTAACTCCATCACTAGCCGTTTGTTCTCCATCCCGTAATCACCATAAGGCTGTTTCTCAAGTGGTTGTTGCTGCATCTGATCTTGAACCAATCTGCTCGTCAGCTCTGCGATTCTCCCCACCACCATCTCAGCTTCACTGGCTTGAATCTTGGAACTGCCTAACTCGCCTTCGATTCTGTTAAGGTGGACATCTTTCTCCTTCAGCAACTCAGTCGCCTGCGTAAGCTGATCTTCTCTAGTTCTCATAAGCATCTTCAGCTCTGTAACCTCCCGGTTCACTTCTTCTAACTGATTCCTCGCTACCGTGAgctcttcatctttctcttgAAGTAACAGCTCTAGAGAAGCTTGTTCAGACTTTAAATGCTGAATTTCTAGTTTAGCCTCCACCAAGCTTGACTCTTTCTCCTGAAGTAGAGTCTGCGAGAATTGAAACTCTTTAGTTCTTTTGTCAAGCTCGTCTTGAATGGTGGAGACATCATGCATAGCTTGCTCCAACAGAGATCTCTCTTTCTTCAACTCCTCTCGTAGCTCCTCAATCAGTTCTTTTTGGATTGATATCTCTCGCTCGAGTGCAAAGTTCTTAGCCTCAGCGACTCTGAGCTTTACTCTCTCACTCTCCACTTCACCGCAAGCATCTCTCAAGCTTTGCATATACGACAACACGCTTCTCCTCTGCTCCTCGAGTTCCTCTAACTGTTTTTCCAACAGTACTTCCTTTTCTCCCATCTGCTCTCTTGAAGATAACAAAGCTTCCCGAGAAGAAATTAGCTCGAATCTCACATCGGTTAGAAGCTTCTTCACTCTCCTAAAGTCCTCCATGGTTTCATTAGCTTCTCCTAAGCGCTTCACTGTCTCCCCCTGAAGCTTGCTCACTTCCTCCTGAGCCACTAACCACTCTTCCGTCTGCTTCTTCAAGTTAGCTTCTGTTTCTCTAAGCTTCTCCTGCTCAAGCTTCTTCGCCGCTGTAGAAACCTCTAGCTCCTCTTCCTTCTCCTTGAGTGCTCTCTGAAGCGCTTCTATCTCACCCTCTTGTCTCTCCACAATCTCATTCGCTTGGCTCAAGAGCAGTGACTTGTTCTCAAACTCAAAACTCGCCACGGAAGCCTCCTTGGTTTTGATTGAAATCTCAACGCGCATTCGATCCAGCTCACGTTCCTTAAAAGTCAATGACGACTGCATAGCGACAAGCTCCTCGTCTCTTTCCCTGAGCTTATGCTTTAACTCTTCAATCTCTCTGGCCTGTGAAGCTAACTCCACGTTCGCACGCTTCAGCTCCTCTTGTAGACTCTCGTGCTTCAAGGAAGCTTCGGAGATTACtctctcccgtttctccaacccttccTTTGCTCGGTTTAGTTTCTTCTTCTCGGAGAGAACCTTCCTCTCTGCGTCCTGCAAGTCTTCTTCCCGTTTCAACAAAGCCATTAGCGCAGCTTGAAGGTCAGACTCAAGCCCCCCAAGGCTCGAGTAAGGAGGATACACCGAGTTCTCATTCGTTTGTTCCTGTGTCCGAGCGAATAGTTTATCCAAAAGAATCTTTGAAGGCTCCTCGGCTGTTCCATTGTCGTTGAAGCTTGGTCTTGTATTGTTCAGAACTGATTTAACAGTGAGTGAAGAACGTCTCTTTCCCTTTCTACAACTGGTGAGGAACGCAACAAGAGTCTTCTGCTTCTGGTTCACTCTTGTCTgcaatcaagaaataataatacaacacatcaaaataaaactcaaaagtcttcatttttatttaaggtaaagtaaaaaaaaaaaaaaaagagtaaaacttGATGATTGTGGGCAGACATTAAGAATCATTCTGAGGAAAGCAAAGAATAATAAGAGAACAAAACCCAATAATAAGACagcaaaaacatcattaaagttCTGagcttttttcaaaaaaagtctAACAGAGGAAAGGTAAGTGAGAAAACCTGGCAGGGAGAGAGAGACGAGTAGGAAGACAGATTCAGGCGAATAGCCTGAGAGAAACCCATCACCAGAGCATATCACTCGAGCTCAAACACTAGAACCCTAAATCAATGTTTCAGAAACAGGATCAAATTAAAGAAGTGACCTTTAAAAGAGGGTTTAAGAGAGCAAACCCAAATCGAAGGAAGAAGAATCTAAGAAGGGAGAGGGAATACAAATGCAAAATGTAAAGCTGCAATAAGGTAAGGGAGGGGATCGCAGTGGAGAAGGCAATGGTATCATTGAAAAGGATCCGACTTtggataaaactaaaattttatttaattttttgtttttaaggatttaaaaaaaaaatagaaatagaggCTCGCATTGGCTGGCGAGTTGTGATCTTTCTTCGCTAAGGCCAAAAGTCCCTTTTGCCCTTATTCGCAAGTTTCATGTCGGCATGTCCACGTGTCAAATTCGCCGCCACGGGATCTGTTTTAAggttttttaattaatgaacTGGCTTCGTTTTTAATCAGCCGCGTGGTTATAAATGGGCCAGATGGCTTAAAGAGCGTTGATTAGTAGTAttatagttttcatttttaatggaTCTTATTTCCTTGGGTCAAG contains these protein-coding regions:
- the LOC106399212 gene encoding golgin subfamily A member 6-like protein 7, with the protein product MGFSQAIRLNLSSYSSLSPCQTRVNQKQKTLVAFLTSCRKGKRRSSLTVKSVLNNTRPSFNDNGTAEEPSKILLDKLFARTQEQTNENSVYPPYSSLGGLESDLQAALMALLKREEDLQDAERKVLSEKKKLNRAKEGLEKRERVISEASLKHESLQEELKRANVELASQAREIEELKHKLRERDEELVAMQSSLTFKERELDRMRVEISIKTKEASVASFEFENKSLLLSQANEIVERQEGEIEALQRALKEKEEELEVSTAAKKLEQEKLRETEANLKKQTEEWLVAQEEVSKLQGETVKRLGEANETMEDFRRVKKLLTDVRFELISSREALLSSREQMGEKEVLLEKQLEELEEQRRSVLSYMQSLRDACGEVESERVKLRVAEAKNFALEREISIQKELIEELREELKKERSLLEQAMHDVSTIQDELDKRTKEFQFSQTLLQEKESSLVEAKLEIQHLKSEQASLELLLQEKDEELTVARNQLEEVNREVTELKMLMRTREDQLTQATELLKEKDVHLNRIEGELGSSKIQASEAEMVVGRIAELTSRLVQDQMQQQPLEKQPYGDYGMENKRLVMELNFTRENLRLKEMEVLAAQRALTLKDEEINVLMGRLEAKEREVKKLKEETVNDSEDLKMLYALAQERIEGRTMGDLAIEKLQLDAAQLEVEAATSALQKLAEMSTELLTQADMSVEADSDIVVVPENENSSADCIAEVKSEVGRLWSLTERLLENAGIVDGTTSTCINGL